The genomic region ATACCGAGAGCAAGGAACAGCTGCACAATACGCTCAATCAGTTTATGCACGACTGTGTGTAATAGTGGTGCTAGGCTTTTTACTCACACTGCCAGCAGAATATAACATGATACTtctgtttttttttgctcTCTCCTGGTACATTCTTTGCCGAGCAGCCTCAACCGCGCGACGAGCTTCTTCAGCAGTTATTCGAGGCTGAGCGCGGCTTCCAGCTGCTGAAGCGGCATTTTGGGGGGAAGGAAATGTAGAATATTTTCTGACGGTTTGCAAAAAGTTGGACCGAGGGCGGATGAAGCGAGGAGTGCAAGTTGGGCAAGACTGATAGAAAGAGTCAATCATATGATCTAGGAGGCGATAGGTTGACTTACGAATGCACTGAGCGCCGCTCGGCTAGAGAATCCAGCTAATGAAGCCATGTGATTGCGCTTTACCTGCAACTAAGTTTTTAATGTTATTGTCGGTTGAAGATGGTATGTATTGATAGTTTGAATAAACAGAAATACCCTTGGACAGGAGAGATGGACAACTTTTGGATGACCATGAGCCGGCGCGGACAATTTCCGAACATGCTGCACGGCGACGCGATAATGCATTCTTCGGAATTGCACGATGCAGCCGACTTCTTAGCATGCATGTCCGAAGACGATGCTTTGATGGTCTCGTCGGTGCAAAGCGTTCGCCTTTAATGACTTTAACATAATAGTGGTCGCAGTTTTCTTGTATACAAGCGTTGTAATGTTCGATATCTGACGGGAATTGCTActtatttttattttctaCGAAATTACCAGCACATGAATGAAGTAGACTACTACGTTTATTATTTAAAGCTCATTGTATACAAATGCATAGCCGCGACCGTTTATAAGCTTCTAGTCCTTCTCTCCGACCCTGACCAACCActcatctctttcccgCTCATCCATCTGCCTAAACCTTCCACCCTGTCCTTCGGTGTGTTTCTCATCCGGTGACAATGAGGAAATACCAATTTCGATTTCAGACGCCTTGAAGTCCGTTGCGCAGATTGACGAGAGACATTCAATAGCCATCTAGTAACAAGTCTGGATTAGTAAAGGAAGATAAGGGCCGCTTGAAGGTATGTCCACTAACTTCAATCACACCTGCTCGATCCaaatccttcttctcagcTTCCAAAGTCTTCCATCGTTTCTCGAGCTACGTCACATTAGAAAATTAGAGGGAAAAGTAGCAGACAACATACATAGTTGGCGGCTTCAGTTTGTTTCTGTCCTGAAGAAGTGGCCTTGTAGCCAGTAAAATATCCCGCAGGATCAAGTTTAAATAGTTGAGGTCCTCTTTCGTCATCAGGGCCAATCAAGATCATAGCTTCATGGACTAGTCAGCCAATATTCCCAACAAATGGGTTCGCTAGACGTACAAATACCGAGAGGTCGCATGCCAGCTCGTTGGGTGTAAACTTGGTTGATGTTAGCCATACGCTTTGCGACTTTGTGCTCATATTAGCAACTGAAACAACTCTGGTGTGCACCGTCTGGCTTACGAGATTCGGGAGTAATCTCATAGCCGTATTTATACCTAAATTGAGCAGCCTCCGATCGTGTTCGCTGCACTTGCGCCCGCGCGTCGGCTATCTCATAGTATCAGTTACTCTCCCGTCAACCTTTCATTTTGCTAATTTTAACATACCGATCAAGCCGGTCATGACGCATCCAATAGTGGGGGTGATTTGAAACAGATGGGTGATAGTTTCAGGGTCGAGGAGCTTGTCCTGTATTCATCATTACAATCAGTAGGTGCTCATTTTCTTCAGAACTTTTTCCACGTACAGGAACTTTCCGTTGGGTAATGACGACGGACGTGTCCTTGCCTCTTATGGCCACAGCAGTGATACCGGCTGAAGAAATGGCCTTGAAAGCATACTCTGTTGGACTGTAAGCTACATGTGGATCCAATGGACGTAGGAAATACATACCAACTTGATAGAGCTATAGCATAGCAATTAACTCGCTTGTCAGCCTTCAAAATTTATATACGACACTCAGCAAACAGTGATTTGCGACATACCCTTCCTTcaggagagaagatggtgagaTATCTAAACCATCGACGTCAATGCAGCTCTCGGAAGTAGTACAGGGCTACACTCACCGATCATAAGATGAACGAGACATGTTGCACGGCTACTCCTGCAGTCTGTGATGGACGTTGAGACCGCGATATAGGTTCTGGAGAGGACTGTCTAAAGAATAAGAGCTCGAATGACACACTATATGCTTGACGTTGAGAGGTCATCGACGACGCGCGAGCTCCTGCAGTTGCGGTGATCGCCGATTTCAATTCTCTCATAACGCCTTTTCCTGACTTTTCTCCCAGCCAGTTCTACATTATGTAATGCAAGCACTTCGGTCCGCTCCCTCGACGTCGTCGCCCGACCGCAACGAGCATCAGCCGCAGTAATCACAACGTGGACTGTGAACACTCGTTGCTTTAATCCTGTCGCAAGCCTTATAACATCAACTTTTGTTTAGCACAGTAGTCCAATCATGTCTTGGTAAGTCTGTCTGATCTTTTGTTGTAGTCACCCGACGCTAATGGCCTGGCAGGGGAGGGTACGTCCATGCAATCTCACACTCATCACGGCGTATCGGCCTCAAACGTACTGATGCCGAGTGTCACATTACAGATTTAAGAAGGCCGCTACTAGGGCTGGAACGTCAATTATGCAAAAGACGGGCCAGATTGAACGAACTGTAGATCGAGAGTttgctgaggaagaagggcgaTACAAGACGTGCGTCTGGGTACTGGATTCTTGGCACGGAAAAAGTGTATGGATGGCTGACAAGCGAGGTaggatggagaaggaaaccATGAACCTTCAAAAAGAAGCAAAGACTTATCTTGACTCCATGCGATGTAAGTGCTCTTGCTCAATCAACAAATTGTTGGGCTGATGATAGGAAACAGCCATGGCTGCGTCTCAGTCCAGAATCGCTGAGACTGTTGCTCTATTCTATTCCGCCGATCGAACAAGCGACGTGAGCTATGTTGGAGTTCAATTTACGGATATTCATTGACATTTCATTCGCAGGGTGCTATGGCTGGTCATGCGTACAAATCTGCTGTCGATGAACTTGATGCTGGTGTTGGTCGAGAGCTTGTGAGTGTATCTTACCGCAATATTCCAAGCAACATCTCATGGATCTGAACAGGACGCTCCATTCCGAGTGACAGTTCTTGATCCCATCGGCAAACTCAACAGTTATTACACCAATATCAACGCTGCTATTACAAAGCGATCTCACAAGGTACTTCTGCTGCCTGGGCTGCTTATGGCCGTAGCTGACGTGATACGTAGATGAGCGACTATGACGCTGCAAGGGCCAAGGTTAGGAAGCTCGTAGAAAAGCCATCAGATGACCCTACCAAGCTCCCTCGAGCCCAGTCCGAGCACGATGAGGCCCGTGATATCTTCAATATTCTTAATGACCAGCTCATTGCCGAATTGCCCGTCTTGGTCGACCTTCGTATCCGTATGTCTTGTTTCTTGGCTATCAGATGAATTAACGCTGACCTCGCTTTAGCCTATCTTGACCCATCCTTCGAGGCTATGATCCGTTGCCAACTTAACTTTGCTCAAGAAGGATACGAAAGACTCTCAGGCGTACAGAGATACTTTGCTGACAATATTCGAGATGACTATGCCAACGGCGCGCTCGATGCTCAGGTGGAGACAGTGTTGGAAGAAATGAAGGAACTGGCCATCTTTGGGCAATAAGGGAAGAGGCTTTTGGCGATTAGATTGGAGCCTTGTTGTAAATTTGGATGTCACATAACAACTATATTAATAACCCATCCTAAAGACCTGTAAAGCCGCGAATTGCGGAAAGTATTTCAGCGTGGAGAGATGGTTGTTCATGGAGTAAAAGCCTGTAGGTCTGCTTTGAGGAACATATCAAAGACTTGGTATCATCGTCCGGAATCATCATGTTTGAGCGAGGAGTCATTTCTGTTAAAGAGAGCGACGGGGAACCCATGTCTGTATCTTCTTTTGCAGGGGCTGGCCATTACATCAAGGACACTTACTATCTTGTCCGGTCCTACTTTTACTTAGAAAATCGTCTCTACTTGAAATAGTCACTTGCTCTGATTTGCTTGTAATAGAGTCCATTTTATATCGTCATTCGTCAAATTAAATAGTAACATTTGTACTCCTTTGTACTGTTGCTATACCATTTTCTAATCGACGGGATCAAACCGTGgggcttcttctttcttctcctgtCGTCTCCCTATTCCTCGCCAGCCTGCTGGCTCTAACTttgttccttcttttcgtcAATGACTTCGATTATTCCGGTCTTTTGCGTTCCTGCGTCTTGATATACTATTCTGGTCATTCCCAGAAACTTAGTTATCCATTTACTTGATCGAATCACTCAAAACAAAAGCCGGCACGTATATCGATACGCGTTTCAGCAGTCCGATCACACATGAAACGCAAATGATCAGTGCGCCAGAACTTAGTTACCGCTTAGCATTCTCCTCCCTGCACCAAACAAAAGGCAGCAAGTAGCAAAGATGCGAAGACAATGAGACACTCTCCAGAGGAAGCGAAATTGATAGAAGTTAGGCGCGATGGAATCCGCTAGAAAACGCTTTtatccttccttctttggaAACTAGGATGGATGCTGATTAGGCTAAAAGAAACATGCATAGGAAGAACCCAGAAAAAGTGCTAACAGTATGTATCTGTGTCGTCTTTGACAATGACGACCTTGCGCTGACATTAAGTGGGtcagcttcttctgctgaCGACTGACAACTGACTTAACCAAGTAGCAAAGACCAAAGCGTATGAACTTTTTAGCTTTGAGATAGTCGAGCGAAAGAACTCGTGAGTCAACATCCTTCCCGGGCATTCCAACATGATACACACAGCGACCCTTGATCGGAAGATGAACACGCCCGTCTCCGAGTACCCTGTGTCCTCGTCCCAGTCACGGCCACTTGGCTCATGGTTGCAATGCTGCAATGAGTTGTGATTGTATCTCTTGTGTCTGTGAGCTTTGGGCGTATCCTCTCTTTGTCGCGTTTCATGCCGGAAATTTAGCGCCGCTGTCAGCTCCCAATCCAAATCGAGGGTCCGGGCCATTGTATGACCCCACATTACGAAGAGATTTAAACGGGTTGCCAGGAAGGAGAGTCGCTGATCATTTCTTTGCGTAGTTTTCTTCAACGACCTTATCCGCGCCTTGCTTTCTTGTAGAGAATTGACAAGCGAACTGTACATACGCATTCGGATACTCACTGTGGAAAAGCTTTTTCGACTCTGATACTCATTGGCACTTCAACGTACTAGGGTCCGCATATTCGACATCGTAATCTTTCGCATTTTCCCCGCATCTCCCAGCACTGTCGATATTGTGTCGATTTGGTTGCAATTCGATCCTATCAGTATCTCCCACTAACTCATCAAGCGTTTGGGCACTGAACAGAGCTGTTTTTGAAATCTTTGGTGAGTCTTTCTGCCTAGAATCTTGCTTTTGGTATGAGATGTGATGGGTTCTCCTTCCTGCCCAGTTTCTTCATTGCGTCCTGTATCGTATCACCAGCATCGGTAACCCGGCCGGCGGCTAGCTAAGGGATACTCGCTCTTGAGATCTGTATTCGACCAGGAGACATCATTCTCTCACTTCTTACCATCATTTTTTGCTACTAGCATGGGTTGAGTCCCAGTTGTCAAAGTGGTTACATCTTGACAATGTTCAAATCTCTCAAGTTTCATCTTACTGGTCGTCATTGCCAAGCAGATTGATATCAGTCGTCCGTGGCCAGACCCATAGGTGTGAAGCCTCCTTTCATTGACGTGATGGAGGTCGCCGCACAGGCGTGTTTCTCTCAGTTGTCCCCCTGTGACCAATGTCTATCTCACACCATCAGCTGGGAGATTCGAGACCAGCCAGCGGTGTAGTCCGCGTGGTCGCTGTTTGTACACTAACAGTGAGGAAGGTGTCTCAAATACAGAGCCGCGTCATTTCCGAATAATTCAATCGGTGCTGTGGAGTTTTGTGCGCCCCATCAAATGTGGGGGCGATCAAAGCCTCCTTTGCTCAACGTGTTTTCTGAGTTTTGACGCAAAGGCCGCTCCGTCCTCTCCAAGCTTCCCCAGCCTAAGGGTATTGGAGAAAGTTCGAGCGGCACGGCCCTCCCACTTTTCATTGGCGGTACAGTCATCTACGACACACATCACTCCTTCCATCCTGTTCGAATCCgttctcttctttctttcccttctccccGTTCCTATGCCACCTTGTTTCCTTGTATCGTACTCGGACGACATACCTATTTTCATATTTTGTCTATCTGTGTAATCAAAATCCCCAAACCTTCTCTAAAGCTGACCATAGCCCACATCACCGCGTGTTCCAGATCTTGTCGACACTGCTTCTCGTATACAGTCGACCGTATACTtatcaaaaaaaaaactcCCCAAGGTCTCTGGGTCATCCGCCCACCTGCGATCATTAATCAGTCAAAAAGATAACGCACCGCTCTTTTTaacgtcttcttctcttgtGACCACCTCGCGTCATCTTACATCCCTTCATCTTAAGTCATTTGTTCCTCTTACCCCTCAAAAAACCTTCTTGCCGGCTTTTCTTTATCCGACGTTGAAATGGCTACGCAGGTCACCAACTATGATGGCAACGACGTTGCTTCTCAAATGTCCAATCTGAACATTACGGAAAACCATTACGCTTCAATTCAGCAACCCCAGCCACCATCCCATTCACAAAGTCCTGTGACGAGTACTTACCCAAATGTGTCGACTCCGCCTGCACGTGGCTTAGCTTATTCTGCGTACACCGGCGAACAGCAAGGATATCCTTACTATAGCGCCTCTGCAGGTGTTGACCAATTTGGCGGACAGATGGGCCCTCCTGTTACCTACCCTTACGGGGCTCCTGTCGAGCTGCTTTCTCATCCGGCTCATATGACCTTCGTTGGACGTTCTGGAGGCGGCGAAGTTTATGGTAGCCAGCAAGACCATAATCAGGGTCAGCAGCCACAGCAAGGCCTTCAAGCCAACGGTACACCTGGGAGACAGTCTTACCGACCGTCTCATGCGCAGGCGCTGCAGCAGAGTGCTCAGTACTTTGGTTACTCTGACCAAAGGCAATATTGGATGCCTCATCAACAGATATTCGCACAGAAAAATGAAAGCAAAAAAGAGGtatggatgatgaatgatgaggGCTATGTGACGCGTAATTGCTGACTAGAGTCACCATAGTATCAGACTCGTTCTGCTCAAGGTCCCATGAACCGCATCTCTCAACAGTCTGGCTCTAATTTCCATCAAGGTTTCAATCCTGCTTTCCGAGGCAATTTCCATGGACAGAGCAACTTGTCTCTCCATGCCATACAAACTGGACAGTACGGCCTGCATCCTGCCCCTCATTTTGTTGCCCTCACCGGTTTCCCTCCTCAGTTTCCTTCACAGTATCTGGGTAGGCCCTCATCAGCGAGGAAATCTGACGACTCCGGAACGGTTAGAAGTGCATTATTGGAGGATTTCAGGTTGAACAAGCTCAAGAAATGGGAATTGAATGTAAGCCAAGTTTGTGTGTCTACCAGAACCCGAACTTAGATCTCACAGGACATCTTTGGGCATATTGTCGAGTTCGCCGGCGACCAGCATGGTTCTCGATTTATCCAGCAGAAGCTCGAAATCGCCACTCCAGAAGATCGTCAAAAACTCTTTGATGAGATTTACCCCAACGCCTACCAGCTCATGACCGACGTTTTTGGGAACTATGTTACTCAGAAAATGTTTGAACATGGTGACCAGCTCCAAAAGGCTGCTctggcgaagaagatggacgGACGCGTCTTGCAACTCTCAATGCAGATGTACGGGTGCCGAGTGAGTCTATGCATTTTCATTTACGGAACTTGCTGACAATGCAATAGGTCGTACAAAAGGCACTTGATCATCTCCTGAACGAGCAGAGGGCCAAGATTGTCGCAGAGCTTGAGCCACACATTCTCGAGTGCGTCAAGTCTAGCAATGCCAATCACGTTGTGCAGGTAGGTCGTTATTCATAACTAGTTGAACGCGTACTGATTTTGTGTAGCGTATGATCAACATTGGTCCTCCCCAGTCTATTCCAGACTCCTTCATTGGACATGTCGAGGAACTCGCCAAACACCCATACGGTTGCCGCGTCTTGCAAAAAACATTCGAGAACCTTGAGGATAAGATGAAGAGATCCTTGTTGGACGAAATGCACGAGTGTGTGATTCCACTTACTGAAGACCAGTTTGGAAGTAAGTGTGTCATACGTTGAGAAGACTGTTCTGATAACGTGCAGACTACGTCATTCAGAGTGTTATCGCCGTGGGGAAACCCGAGGACAGGAACAAGATTATTAGCCAGCTCAAAGGTCGCATCACTACTCGTAGGCCACCCCTTACACACTATCATCTCAAGTGGCGGAACTAACACAAGATTTGTAGTCGCTCGACACAAGTTCGCCTCCAATGTCGTTGAAAAGGCCCTCATTCACGCCGATCCTGCGGATCGGCGGGTCCTTATCAATGAACTCATCGACATGCAGCCTGATGGGACGAACCAAGTCGGCATGCTTCTACGCGACGCCTATGCCAATTTCCCTCTCCAAACAGGCATGTTTGCCGCTGAACCTACTCAACGCGGAGAGGTTCTTGAAATcgtccttcctcttcttcctcctctccgcCACACCCCTGTCGGAAAGCGCATCGAAGGTCGCCTTGCCCAAATGGAGGACGAGGACAGAATATCTTCGGTGATGATGTGTAAGACTCCCTCATCTAGCACAGCCACCACCGATACCAACGCAGCTTTGTCCATGAGTCGAACTGCTAGCAGCTCAACTGTGCCTACGTCGCCTGAGTTGAGCACAATTCACACCCCTACCATCAAACCCCCTGAAAAGGATAATACTggaggatggtgatgaaCTCTCATGCAGCAAAAGGCACGTTCACCGGagttgttttttttttttttggagGGTGTCGGATCCGGCTATCGGCGATTTCGTGGTGACATAACTGCCGCGAGTACCGAAATAAATCATCTCTGTAGACTTGTAAAGTGAAGTAAAAAAGGGGCTGTCAGTAGGGTTACTTGTCTTTCCGAAGTCTTGGTCTGATCTGGCTGTTCAGAGGAAGGAACGCGAATTGAATGGCATGGAGAGGATTATTGTTTTGCTTTTTTGAggtcttctttttcctgtTTATAGTTCAGGTGATATTGAATGATTGGTTTAGATGTCTGGATGCTCAGAAGATGGATGCAAATCATCGGTCTCTTTTAAAAACTGCACTCGTGGGACTCTGAATTGTACTTGTACTTTGTGATCTGTGTAGTGAGGAAAAAAAGTACAGCAACAGGACAACTAAAAAGGCAACATGAACCGGGCCGGATTCCGTTAAGCATGATGCGAATGAACCCCTGGAGATGGTCGGGTTGAAGCCGTGCCTGGCTTACTCTTCGGTCCTGTCGGCGATTAAAAAAATGTTAATCGGTGATAAAGGGCGGCTCATAATAAATATGTGCCACTCTGAGTTTTAGATCTATTATCCCGCGGCATTTCCCTCGTCTCGTAGCTGGGCCGCGTCTGGCTGAAGACTTTGCGAGGGGTTTAATCGTCCGCTTTCAgtttctttctcttttgtCCATCAAAAACCACCATGGCTGTCGGCAAGAACAAGAGGCTTtcaaagggaaagaagggaatcaagaagaaggtcgTCGACCCCTTCTCCAGGAAGGGTGAgtttgatgaggaggattgGAACATGGCAAGGAAGGATTACTGACATTCGATGTGTCTTGCCCTTCCCATCATCCACCATTTCGCCTTCGAATATATCAATCTCGCACGCAAATACAATAAATCTCAATAGAGTGGTACGACATCAAGGccccctccttcttcgaGAACCGAAACGCCGGGAAGACTCTTGTCAACCGAACCCAGGGTCTCAGTGCGTATACTCAAAATTGCggcaagaggagagaaagcAATGGGAGCTGACTGAGTTGTCAAACAGAGAACGCCAACGACTCTTTGAAGGGCCGAGTCCTCGAGCTTTCTCTCGCTGACCTCAACAACGACCAGGAGCAGTCTTTCAGGAAGATCAAGCTTAGGGTTGAGGAGGTTGCCGTGCGTTTAACTGCTCTCGCTGCGGTGTAATATGCGGGTAGCTGACTCTTCTCTTACAGGGCAAGAACTGCCTCACCTCTTTCTACGGCATGGACTTCACCACCGACAAGCTCCGATCCATTGTCCGAAAATGGCAATCCCTCGTCGAGGCTCACGTTGACGTCAAGACTACCGACGGCTACGTTCTCCGACTCTTCGCTATTGGTTTCACCAAGCGTCAATCCAACCAGGTCAAGAAGACCACCTACGCTCAGTCTTCCCAACTCAAGGAGATCAGGGCCAAGATGGTTGAGATTATGCGACGTGAGGCTGAGGGTAGCGACTTGAAGGAGTTGGTCCAGAAGTTTGTTCCGGAGTCTATCGGCAgggagattgagaaggCCGCCAAGGGCATCTACCCCCTCCACAACGTCTACGTCCGAAAGGCTAAGATCGTCAAGACCCCCAAGATCGACATGTCTAAACTCCTCGAATCACACGGTGAGGCCATGGACGTGAGTATCTGAATGTTCTCCATGTAAACTAAGCTCGTACTGATTGTTGTCAATAGGCCAACACTGGCTCCAAGGTTGTTAAGAGCGGTGAATTCGTCGAGCCCGAGATCCTCGAGTCCGTCTAAGGGTGGTTAGGGTTGCATGTATACCTATGGCACTGAATGGTTTTTGTTGCATTTTCGTTGTTCTGGTTTGGGAAAATATTTCTGTGATTGTGCGGCCGCTGAGAATCTGCACTGTGAGAGCAAGCATTGAAGTCCCAGATATCATTAAACGTCTAGTGTCCAGTAATGATCCTGTCATTATCAGAAATTCCTTCTATATTCCTGTGCTTGCTGCAGCAAGATGCTATTATCACTTCTCCGATGTTATACTGGAGTGACAGTTGCAACAGGCTGTAAAGAGCAAAAAAGGACTGCGATATTATACATAGCTATCAAGATTGAAAGTCATGACTAACATTGTATTCGCTACATCTTCCTTGTCTCTATCATTTTTCGGAATTGCAAAAGTCTTCCCTATACAAGTAATGCTGTCATGTTTTATTCTATGTAGCAGACAAAACCAGGAGGATAGACGGATGACTTTCGCAAGACTAATTAATCACGGGTGGTAATAAAAATAAATATACATAAATAATACCACTTGGGACGCGTCGGGCTCATCCGCTTCCGCATTACTACACCCTCGAGCGTTCCAGGAAGCGGTCGCCAGCCCAATTTGGCA from Cryptococcus decagattii chromosome 3, complete sequence harbors:
- a CDS encoding 40S ribosomal protein S1, translating into MAVGKNKRLSKGKKGIKKKVVDPFSRKEWYDIKAPSFFENRNAGKTLVNRTQGLKNANDSLKGRVLELSLADLNNDQEQSFRKIKLRVEEVAGKNCLTSFYGMDFTTDKLRSIVRKWQSLVEAHVDVKTTDGYVLRLFAIGFTKRQSNQVKKTTYAQSSQLKEIRAKMVEIMRREAEGSDLKELVQKFVPESIGREIEKAAKGIYPLHNVYVRKAKIVKTPKIDMSKLLESHGEAMDANTGSKVVKSGEFVEPEILESV